taataaaaaacaaattaagaatAAGTTGAAGCAgtcaaataatacaaataaaatagaaatatatatatataatacaatttaaaatagaataaaatacaatgatgTTAGAGTAGTTTAGTTATAGACCATCAAGCCCTTGGTTCTAGTGCTGTGCTTCATAGGTTAGTTGTGGTTAAAAAGCATAGTGTCTGGACCCTGGCTAATTTAGTTTAACTTTTTACAAATGGATGATGACTTAATAAAATCCAGCCACTCTCTTGTAATTGGTTTGAAATTATCTGCGCAGCCTGTGCCGATGCTCCATCTGACCTCACCGCTGCCACGaacctccagcagctgcagcattaTTATGTAAAGCTCAGCATATAAAACTTTCATTGCCCATTACATAAAACCCCGAGTGCATTAGTGTGTCAAAAATTGGTTATGTAAAGGTCACACTGATGGTACAGGATCCACAAGGACTTGGCTACTTATGTTTGAACCAGATCATAAACAGAGAATTGCACGCATGTAGCCTGTGTATATGTACGTGCACATGCATACTGAGGACTGCGATCAATCTTTTCGACActagatatttgtgttttctatcaTTGCACAGTGCAGCTTTGTGCCTGCGCTATAAATagctacataaacacacatgctgaTGACAGCTGTTACATCACAGCAGTGATGCTCGGTTCTTAAACAGGTCAAAGAGTGAGGTGCTCCATCAGTGAGGCTGTAAACAGAGTAATTGAATGATGGGGAAGAGGTCAGGGTGAGTGTGGAAGAAATTTAATTAGAGTATTagaagagaataaaatattCTTCTTGGTGCAGAAAATTGTTCCTTAAAGGATGTTCTCTTAAAGTCTGTGAGATGAAGCTGGTGGGCTTTTAAACCTGTTTTGATTGGGACTTCTATCGAACACTGAGAGTATGGAAAGCTCGCCTGCACGGTGGATTAGTcagagggtggtggtggggagggaggatggatggatgaatgcatggatgagtggatggatggatggctgtatgaagaagaaaaaaacaactgttatGTAATCAAGATTACAAAACAGTCTCTAGCTCGGGGGCCTTTTGCTGCCTCTGCTACCTTAGCTGCTGTGACCCTTCTCTtcctacacgcacacacataatTGTACAAGTGAGGACATTCTTTTGCACACCAAGGACCCTACACTGACACAAATTAGAACACAGACCCCCATTTGACAAGATTTCTGCTTTTAGATGTGTAATTGTAAGAAATGTGGGATTCAGGACCAAAACAGTCATactttctgtcagtgtgttactaattcattaaattattgtgaaaataacataacatacCCTTAATTATCATAACTAAATTCCAGGCCCTACCCTCAATCTTATTGTAACCTTAACCCTAAAAGTaaatcttaaccctcaaacGGCCTTGTGAGGACAGAATGTcctcaaaatatataaatacaagtaCAGAGGAATTTCTGAAATTCAACCTCACACAACTGGTGAAGTTTTAGAGCAGATGGGCGTACTGATGTGTGGGATTTGAACACACATTCCTGGCCGTCTGCTCGAGGGCGTGCACTCACAGGAGGGGTTCATAGGTGGGAGggtcagtgatgtaagtgtcgCCCACAATAAGGGGAGTAGTGTGAGCATGTTTATCGTCCGTCTTATTGCTCCCAGTGACCTTGAGCCCTCCCTCTTTCCTGCACTGAAGGTGCTAGACAACAGCCacgtcttttttttccccctctgctCCAGCTCGCTGAGAGCGTTCTTCATTAGACCCCCGGCCGCCAGGAGAGCCAGGCTGTTGAACTGCAGCAGTGACTTCTTTTAGGTAACACACTGCAGTGTTGTGAAATTGACTCCCACTCCTGCTCTGGACATCGTGGGCTCAGTTATGTAATCTCCTGGACTTAATAATGCATTTAATTAAGGCATTGTTGTTGCTGAGCTGCAGTCAGGTAGGCACACAGCGTTTTCTTTTGAAGAGGCGGCTTGTGCAGAGTCAGGCGAAGCAAAACTCGTAACCACAAGGGGAGTTAAGTAATCTGGATAGcatgcttttttaaattgaattaataaaGAACATGGAAATTGAATTTTAGTCCAAGAATAGTCTGTCtacctctttttttccttgtggGCCACTTTGTGTGCCGCCTAATCCTTTGTGGACtttgctgtttatttgtttttgccttttctCCAATCcatctctgttccctctgtctTAAGTACTTCTACTCCCAAGACTCATCCTCAGCCCCTCCACCCTTCCCTCTCGTAGTTTGGAGCATTGCATAACAtttcactcttcctcctcctcctcctcttcgcaAGACACGCTCGCAGTTAATTAAGACTTCGCTCTCCTCCTTTTTTGAGTTTTGCTACAGAAACCCAGGCAGTTGTGTAACAATCCCTCTGGCTCCCAGTGACTTAATCATCCCAAGAGAGCTTTCACATGAGGAAAATATTGTTAATCGTTTCAGGATTTTGggtttgatgttttgtttttctggttcctagaaaaggaaaagaaaagaaacaaaagtttGTGGTTTCAAATCACTTTTTCCAAAGTCGGTTCCAGTGCTGGCAGACGTCATGTGTGCAGATCTGTAAATGTGGAACAATCTGTGTTTGGCTCCGAATCAAAACTTTGCCTGAAACATGACTGACATGTTTAATCCCGAGCATCTAATACAGATCTGCATGTCGTCCTAGAATGAGGTCATGGTCGTCATCTGTTACGAATGAGTTTGAATCCCGGTGTCTCTCCCAGGGGGTTTTACCAGCATGTGTTACACAGACGTTGTTCGCTAAGCTTTATTTTAGTAACATGTTGTTTTCCCCCAAAGGGGTCTCGCTCCTCAGAATAAACCTGAGCTCCAGAAGgtgctggagaaaagaaagagggagcaaGTTCTCAAGGCTcagaaggaggagcaggaggcccACAAGAAGAGGAGCGACCTGGAGATCGAACTCATGAAAAGACAACAGAAACTAGAGCAGGTAAAACAttgaaacaataaatataaagtgtcTCTATAGCACTTACATGGCTGCACTTTGTCTTACATGTTGCCACCAACTCACCATGGACTCTGTAATTTGAATGGccctgtgtctgtttttctgcagctcgAGCAGGAGCAACAGAAAAacgaggaggagcaggagaacaCCCCCGAGTTTGTGAAGATGAAAAGCAACCTGCGCCGGACCAAGCAGGAGACGGATGGGGAGGAACGAACCACCTAAAAAACCAGCAGGGGTGTCTGGGTCTGGCTGATTGTGCGCGTGTTTGTGAGCGCCGAGACATCAGGAGTGTGTgtacaaaagagagagagagagtgtgttgtCTGTGGTGACCCGACCGTGGTCCGGGACAAACTTTCTGGTCTTCCCAACCCAGCTGTTCCTTCCTGCAGTGAGGAGTGAGAGACTTTACTGACTAAAGACCCCCCTCTTGTCAGCCTGCCACGGACCGCCAGCACTCGCCTCTGCTCCTCACTCCCACCCAGCAGCACACAGCACCCCCTGCAGGAGGGACCCTAACATAGACATGTTACACATCTTTCAACGTGGGGGCAAGCAAGCTTCCAATGAGCTCTGATGGAGAAGCAACACAaccaaacgcacacacacatgcaggagttTTCAGCCCCTCTGTTTTCACTCCTCTCTCCACAGCAAGCTGTCGTTTCTCTTTACTGTTATTGGTGTTGTTCtcgttgtgttttttgtttttgttttttttctcttcagaaTCAAATAAGGAAAAGTGGACACTGGATAGACTCTCGAAGCTGTGTAATGTAAAAGCCAaataaatgtgcttttgttatttatgttcttAGCTTTTAGCCCAGGTGTAGTGGAGGACACTTTTAGTCGTTctgtattttagtttgttttacagTATAGCTTATGAAGCCAGAACAGGACAAAGGGAGTGTACGGTTGTGTGAaacacttgttttctttttttttttttaattttattattgttttaaacatgcCATTTCCTCAGCTAATGCAATTTTGAGCAATAGTAGAACTCCCCGGCATGAGAgtgacattttctttatatattctgatgttttgtatgaataaaaatgttacataataaataatttaagcTTTTTTTTAGGTTGGTCTATAAGAAGAAGCTTGAGCCCTGTCTGATTAGTCCTTGTGTATGTTTTACTATCAACAGGACCAGAAATATATCTGAAAGTTTTCACTTGTCGGCCACCTGTCATGTAGGGAGACCTGCTCCTGAAACAactctgatctgatctgtcCTGCAGCTTTTATCACTcaattattttgtctttatttacagttgagCTGTAAATGTTCAGACAGTTCATTCAAA
This genomic interval from Paralichthys olivaceus isolate ysfri-2021 chromosome 7, ASM2471397v2, whole genome shotgun sequence contains the following:
- the fam107b gene encoding protein FAM107B isoform X2 — protein: MAEPDYLEGDCDELIKPKKLINPVKSSRNHQDLHRELLMNQKRGLAPQNKPELQKVLEKRKREQVLKAQKEEQEAHKKRSDLEIELMKRQQKLEQLEQEQQKNEEEQENTPEFVKMKSNLRRTKQETDGEERTT
- the fam107b gene encoding protein FAM107B isoform X1, with the translated sequence MATMFRYPVFPHLQDPCDPGLSLSPGRSVMAEPDYLEGDCDELIKPKKLINPVKSSRNHQDLHRELLMNQKRGLAPQNKPELQKVLEKRKREQVLKAQKEEQEAHKKRSDLEIELMKRQQKLEQLEQEQQKNEEEQENTPEFVKMKSNLRRTKQETDGEERTT